Sequence from the Corallococcus sp. EGB genome:
GGACTCGCGGCCCGTCCACTGGGAGAGGTCCCCCGATTCGAAGTCCCCGTGCCATACGGGCGAAGCCCACGTCGTCAGGGGGAGCACCATCAAGAGGGCCATCGTGCCTGCTCGCTTCATTCAGTTCCTTTCAGCGATGCGTGAGGTGTTCAGGACACGCCCCGGCGCAATCCTCTTCCCGAAACTGAACGGACAGGCCGCGCCACCAGTGGCCTGAAGGGCCCGCTGCCCGGCGTCGAGCAACGATTGCCTCCGCTGCCAGGGCGCTGCCTCCCAAGCCGATTGAGGTCCGAGGCGCGCGCGAACTACCACGCGGCCTTCACAGGGAGGCCCCGATGGCGCGTGAGTTGAGGCTTGGGTGGAGCAGATGGGCGCTTGCCCTGGGTGTGCTCGTCACCCTGATGGGTTGCCGTGAGAAGGGAACACGGTCGGTCGCCGATCGAGACGCGGGCACCATCCGACAGACACCCACGCCCGGCGGGCCCAACGCGTCCCCCTCCGCTCCGGGTGACGGCGGGCCGGAAGGTCCCGGCTCGGATGCCACGCCGCCTGGTCCGCCCAATCCCATCACCCTGGAGAATCAGAAGCCAGGGGACGCGGACTGGGCATCCGGCCGGAGCGCGGTGATGGGCGAGCTGGAAGTCTACGCCAGCCCCGAGTCCCTGGAGGCGGACGAGACGCTGAAGGTGAAGGTCTCCACCAACCTCGACAGCGCGCCCATCACCGCGGAGGTCTTCCGCATCGGTGACTACGGCGGCGCGGGCGCGCGGAAGGTGTGGAGCGGCGGGCCCTGGCAGGTGCGCCGTCAGGCGCCGTGCACCCGTATGCCCGCCACCTCGCGCGTCGAGTGCAACTGGCACGACGCCTTCACCGTCCCCATCCCCGCGGACGGCTCGTGGCTGTCAGGCCTGTATGTGGTGAAGGTGTTGCGCCAGGACGGGTTCATGCGCTTCACGCCCTTCGTGGTGAGAGACCGGCGCAAGGCCGACTTCCTCTACACGCCGAACTTCACGACGTACCAGGCGTACAACACCTATGGCGGGGAGAGCCTCTACTCCGACGACTCGCGGCAGATGCCGAGCGGCCGCGCGTGGGAGGTGTCCTTCAACCGGCCGTACCAGGTGATGGATGGCACCGGGAAGACGTTCTACCTGGATCAGCCGCTCGTGAGCTTCATGGAGCGCCATGGCTACGACGTCACCTACGCCACCCAGCTCGACTTCGTGCGCTTCCCCGACCTGCTGAAGGACGTCAACGTCTTCGTGCACGGCGGGCAGGATGAGTACTGGCCCGTCCAGGAGCGCGACCAGGTGGACGCCGCGCTGGCCCGGGGACAGCTGAGCCTCGTGTACTTCGGCGCCAATGGCTCGTACTGGCGCGTCCGCCTGCTGCCGGACGCGCAGGGCACCGCGCTGCGCACCATCGCCTGCTACAAGAGCGAGCCCCAGAAGGACCCCGTCCCCTTTTCGACGACCCGCTACCGGGACCCTCCCGAGGTGCGCGCGGAGAACAACCTCTTCGGCGGCATGTACGAGGGCTGGGTTTTCTTCGGCTACCCGCTGGTCGTGAGTGATGAATCGCACTGGCTCTTCAACGGGACGGGGCTGAAACAGGGTGACGTGCTGCCGGGCCTCGTCGGCTTCGAGTATGACCGCGCGTTCCCGAACGAGCCGGGGTATCCGCAGGGCAACCGCGTCAGCTTCAAGAGCCCGGTCGTGAGCGGAGAGGGCCTCCCCTCCTACTCGACGGCCGTCGACCGGACGCTGCCGTCGGGGCGGCTGGTGTTCTCCGCGGGCACCATCTGGTGGGCGCTGGGGCTGACGGACAAGGCCCCGGGCGCGAGGGACGCGCGCGTGGAGCGCATGACGCGCAACGTGCTGGAGCGCGCCTTGATGCACCGGCTCGCACAGGACGAGGCCGGGCCGCTCGAGGGGCCCGTGCCTACTCAGCCCGCGCCGATGGGCCAGTGGGCGGCCTCGGTGGAGGCCCATGCCGGACGCGTGGGCGAGCCAGGCTGGCAGGACGGCCCGGCGGACACGGCGAGGTTCCAGGCGCCCTCCGGGCTGGTGGTGACACGCACGGGGGAGGTGGTGGTGGCGGACACCCGCAACAACCGCATCCGCCTCATCCAGCAGCAGGGCGCGGACCGGATGGTGAGCACGATTGCCGGCAATGGGGACCTGGGCTACCGCGACGGCGCGGGCAGCCAGGCGATGTTCCGCTTCCCCACGGCGGTGGTGGAGGGGCCGGCGGGAGAGCTCTACGTGGCGGACTCGGGCAACCACGTCATTCGCCGGCTCGACCGGGAAGCGGAGGGGTGGCAGGTCACCACCTGGGCCGGGCAGGGCTATGTCGCGGGCTACGCGGACGGAGGCCCGGCACGGGCGCGCCTCAGCCGTCCCATGGCGCTCGCCATCGACGCGGTGGGCAATCTCTACGTGGCGGACCAGGACAACCACCGCATCCGCATGGTGCGCGCGGGCACGCGCGAGGTCATCACGCTCGCGGGCACGGGCACCCTGGGCACGACGGACGCGCCGCGGGGGCGGGATGCCAGCTTCGCGGCGCCATCCGCGATCGCGCTCAGCGGGGCGAGCGCGCTCTACGTGCTGGACGCGGCGAGCCAGCGCCTGCGCCGCGTGTCGCTGCAGGGAGCACGTCCCGTGGTGACGCTCACGGGCACGGGCGAGGGCCAGCCATTCGACTTCCGGGATGGCACGGGCAGCGAGGCCCGATTCCGCGCCCAGCTCGGCATGGCGATGGGCCCCCACGGCGAGGTGCTGCTCGCGGACACCGCGAACCTGCGGCTGCGCAAGGTGATTCCAGGCGACAGCGCGGCGACCACGCAGGTCGTCACCTTCGCGGGCTCGGGCCGCGCCGGCACGGCCCTGGGCCGCGCGGACGAGACAGACCTCGGGGCCCCCGCGGGACTCGCCTTCGACGCTGAGGGGCACCTCTACGTGAGTGATGCCTTCAACCAGGTCATCCGCGTCGTCACGCCATGAATGAAGCTCCACCAGGCCTGCGTCCCGACTCCAGGAAGCAGGCCTGCTTCTGGGGCTACAGCGCGTAACGCACGCGGAAGCCCTCGCATCAAGGACAGAGAAGTTCGTCGAGCCCCCGCCGAAGGCCACGCCAGCCGAACGCCGGGGGCCCCGAAGCCGCTGAAACAGGTCGCCGCGAAGGTGATGTTCTTCGTGTACCACACCGCGGCCTCGAAGGAGCCCTGGGCGTCGGAATCACTCCTGTACGCGGCGAGCGCTTCGACAAGACATGTGAAAGCCCGCTCAGAGGTCCGATTGAACCACCCACGGGCCAAAGCCCTGGATGCCCGCATAGAGCAAGCCCCGGCAAAGACAATCAAGCACATACACACGACTGCCCCATGTGCTTCCAAGACACTCCCATGACAAAGGACCTGTTCCATCCGCCCCATGGGTGAAACAACACCCACACATATCGCAGCCCATCATTCACGTGTGGGATTGGGTAGGCACTGCGCATGGACTATGAATGCGCCGCGTTCAAAACCTCTCATCCAGGAAACGCGAAATGCCCCGACCCATGAAGAAGCCCACGCCCCTTGTCCCCGCCGCGCTGGCCATGACCCTGGTGTGCAGCGCCTGTGGCGCTCCGGACGCACCGGAGAGCCCCCGTGACGACCTCGCCACCACCTCCCGGAGAGGCGCCACGTTCGAGGAGTTCCTTTCCACCGTCCAGCGGGACTCGAACGGCCAATACGTCTACGACGGAGACATGCCAGCCCGTGACATGGCGGACCTGCGGCGCGCCTGGGAGCAGCTGTCTCCGAAGGACGGCGCCCTCACCGTCGATCAGCTCAACGCGGCGCTCGACAACACCTGGAAGAATGGCGAGCAGCTCAACCTGAGCTATTGCGTCAGCAACGACTTCGGTGCCAACAAACAGGCCATCGTCAATGCCATGAGCTCCGCCGGTGCCGCCTGGGGGGCGCAGCTGCTCGTCAACTTCGTCTATGTCGCGGCCCAGGACGCCAACTGCAACAGCCAGAACACCAACGTCTTCTTCGACGTCAGCCCCATCGTCAACGCCCCGTACACCGCCAGGGCGTTCATGCCTGGCTATGCACGTGCGCAGCGCACGGTCTTCATCACCAGCTCGGCGCTCAACAGCAGCTGGCCCCTGGCGGGAATCCTGACGCACGAGCTGGGGCATACGCTCGGGCTTCGTCACGAGTTCCTCCGCTCCGGCATGTGCTACGCGAGCAGCGAGCCCCAGAACTGGCGAGGCGTCACGCCTTATGACCCGGGTTCGATCATGAACTATCCCTATCCCGAGTGCGGCGGCACCGGTGGCACCAGCCTGAGCCAGAGCGACGTGGAGGGCGTCAGCCAGCTCTATGGCAGCCGCGTCCTGGCCCGCCCGGTCACAGCGACGGGCTGTGGAGAGATCGCCGCGGGCAAGGGGCTTGGCGTGGGGGAGCTGATCTACTCGTGTGATGGGTTGCACTACCTCTCGTTCACCGCGTTCGGGGTGCTCCAACTGGTCAAGGTGATCCCCACATCCAGCGGATATACGTATCAGACCACCTGGTCCACGGCGGCCTCGACCAGTGGGCAGGCGGGCTATGGCATGTACATGCAGGGCGACGGCAACCTGGTCATCTACACCGGCCTGATGCGGCCCCTCTGGCATACCTACACCGGAGGCCGACCGGGCTCCACGCTGCAGCTCCAGAACGACGGCAACCTGGTCATCTACTCGCCGCAGGGACAGCCGCTGTGGAACACCGGCACGGGGGGACAGTGACCCTGCCGTGAGCCACGACTTCTCACGTCACCGCGAGCATCCGGGTGGCGTGAGGCGCCGGGGCAACGGGATGAGGGGCGTGGACCTCACTGTGTGGGGGAGATCCATCGCCACGCACCACGGTTTCCACGGCGGCGTCCGCGCTCCGTCCGGGCGAGCGATGGAGTCACCTCCGTGTCGGGTTTCTGGCACAAGCATTGCCTTTGCGGCGGCGGATGATTTCGCGCGACGCGATGGCACCTGGCACCTGGCGACGCTCCAGCGGGTGGGCCCTGCTGCTCGTCCTCTGGACGGCCTGCACCGGCGTGGTGGGCGGGCCGTCCGACCAGGACGTGGATCCTTCGGGGTCGCCGGACGCCGGCTGTGAGGACCCCGCGCCTTCGGGTGACCCCGATGCGGGCGAGAAGAACGACATGCTCGCCCCCAGCCGGCTGCTGCGGCGGGCCTCGCTCGCGCTGCGCGGGACACCTCCGACGGACGAGGAGTTCGCCGCGCTCGATGCCGCGGGAGACGACGCCGCGCAGCGGGCCTTCGTGGAGCACTTCGTCGACGAGGCGCTCGGGCAGCCCGTGTTCTACCGGACGATGTTCGAGCAGGCGCGCGACTGGTTCAACATCCCGCCCGTCCCGCTCACCGCCGACGCGCCGGAGTACGGCGTGCAGCAGCAGCGGTCCATCCAGCGCTGCCCCGCGGGCACCGCGAAGGCCGGCGCCTGGAAGTACTTCCGGGGCGACGACACCGCGTGCAACGGGGTGAAGGCGGATGGCTCGCCCGCGGACGAGCGCACGCTGGAGCCGTGGTGGGCGCCGGGCACCACGGTGACGCTGGTGGGGGCCGCGGCCAACGCCGCCGCCACGGGCACCTCGAACGTCAACGGCAACCCCGTGCCCGTCACCTGCGCCACCGCCGGCCCGGTGGGCACCTGCGGCTGCGGCCCCAACGCCGTGCGCTGCCACGCCGACTTCCAGCAGTACGCCGGCTGGGAGGACTTCCTGCACTACCACGAGCAGGGCCAGCGGCGGCTCGTGGCCGAGGAGCCCGCGCGCCTCTTCGCCCACCTCGCGTGGCACGACCGGCCGGTGACGGACCTCATCCTCGGCACCTACTCCGTCGCGCCCACCCGGCTCCAGGCGGCGTATGTGATGCAGGGCCTGGCGGGCGGCGCGACCGGGCTGCTCGATGATGACTCCTGGTGGCGCCCGTCGCGCTTCTCCACCGCGCCGGTGGATCCGGAACACTCGCCGGGGGATCCGCTCGCCTGGCGCGAGTATCAGGTCCCCGTGCGCGACCCCTTCCTCCTGGCGGATCGCGACTACCGCTACGACCCTCGCACGCAGGCCACCCCGGCCCGGGGGATCCCCGCCGCGGGCATGCTCACCAGCATGGGGTTCCTCGCGGGCTACCCGCGCGAGCGCGTGCGCGGTGCGCGAGCCCTGGAGACGCTGGCGTGCGAGGTCCTCGCGCCGCCCCTGGGGCAGAAGTTCAACGAGTACCGGAGGGATCCAGGCACGGAAGGGCCCTGCCAGCACTGCCACCGCCGGCTCGATCCCGCGGCCATCCACTTCAAGCGCTTCGCGAAGGAGGGCTCGGCGAGCGAGGGATATGGCGCGAAGTACCTGATGCCCGGCGTGGGCACCGCCTGGCATTGGCCCATCCAATGGCGCCGGGGTGAGTACCCCTACGGCGGGGATCCGTTCAGCCACTGGAACCGGTGGTACGCGGCCGACACGATGCTCACGCCCGTCACCGAGGCCCAGGCGCAGACGAACCCCGAGGCCCTCTTCATCGACTTCCTCCCGCCAGGGCAGACGCTGCTGGGGCAGACGGGGGACGGGACGGTGGGCCCGCTCGGCTTCGCGAAGCTCATCGTCGCGGCGGGGGCCTTCGACCGCTGCGTGGTGCGGCACCTCCATGCGCAGGTGCTGGGGCGGGACATCGACCCGGCCCGCGAGGCGGGCTACCTGGACGCGCAGGTGGAGCGCTTCATCGCGGGGGGCCGCAAGGTCCGCCCGTTCGTCAAGTCCCTCACGCAGTCCAACCTCTTCCTGCGGGGGCGCTGACATGAACCGCTTCGCACACCTCCTGCTCGCACTCCCGGTGGCGCTCGCCTGCGGCAGGGACGGCGCCACGTCCGCCCCGTCCACGCAGGCCCAGAAGGCCTGCGGCACCCCGGCCAGCTCCGAAACCGTCCGCGTCATGCAGGGCCTGAAGCCGCACTGTGAGGGCTGCCACGCGCAGGGCGCGCGCGGCTACTTCGCGTCGGTGGACGCGTTCCAGGGCCTGATGGTGTCCGACCCGCGGCTGGTGAAGGCGGGCAGCCCGGACGACAGCGAGCTCATCCGGCTGCTGGAGGGCCGGGGCAGCGCGGCGTTCAAGCAGATGCCCATTGGAGAGAAGTCCTACGCGCAGCTCGTCTCCGACGGTACGGCGACGCTGTCCGTCGCGGACGTCCGCGCGTGGATCCAGGCGCTCTCCACCCAGCAGCGAGACGCGCGACCGGACCCCGAGGCGCCGCGCATCACGCGCATGAGCGCGACGCAGGTGCAGCGGGCGCTGTACCAGCAGCTGGGCCTCACGCATGACGACTTCTTCAGCTCCGCGACGGAGTTCGGCATCCCGATGGCCGAGTCCTACGAGGATGATCGCTACCCGATGCAGCCGCCCGACGCCGTGCCGGCTCCCCGGCAGCAGGCCACGAGCGAGCGCTTCTACGGGCTGGGCGGAGGCTCGGTCATGAACCAGTCGACGCCGGACCGGAGCGCGTCCCCCACGTTCGCGCTCACGCTGACGCAGGTGTCCCAGCGCTGGTGCCGTCTGGCCCTGGCGAAGAGCGGCAACACGGCCCTCTTCCCCGCGGGCTCGAAGCGCACCGCCGACCCCGTGGACGTGAAGGCCACGCTGCGCCGCTGGTCGCTGCACTTCCTGGGGGAGCACTTCAGCGATGCGCAGGTGGACGCGCTCTACGCGGAGGTCTTCGTGCCGCTCTCGACCCCGACGGACACCGAGCCCGCCTACGTGGGCGTGTGCTCCTACTTCATCCGCCACCCGCACTGGATCTTCTACTGAAGGGGCACCCATGAAGCTCTCACGTCGCAAGCTGTTCGAGCTGGCCCTGGGGGCCACCCAGATGGGGCTCCTGGCGCGCTACGGGTTGTCCACGGCCTCGGCTGCGTCCACGCCGGGACGTCCCACCAAGCTGCTGGGCATCTGGCTGGATGGAGGCCTGCACTGGGAGAGCTTCTTCTCCCCGCTGTCGAGCGCGGGCATCACGAAGTTCATCCCGTCGCCGCAGGGAGGGGTCATCCCCGTGGGCTACGCGCCCGGGCAGGTGGAGAACTTCGACCGCTCGCCGGTGGACCTGGACGCGCCGGGGCCCGTGCGGAGGCTGCGCGGGCCCATCTACTGGAACTGGGCGAACCCCTCCGACGCGCAGGGCACGAACCCCGCGGCCAACAACAACCAGCGGTACCGGCCGTGGGGCTA
This genomic interval carries:
- a CDS encoding N,N-dimethylformamidase beta subunit family domain-containing protein; amino-acid sequence: MGELEVYASPESLEADETLKVKVSTNLDSAPITAEVFRIGDYGGAGARKVWSGGPWQVRRQAPCTRMPATSRVECNWHDAFTVPIPADGSWLSGLYVVKVLRQDGFMRFTPFVVRDRRKADFLYTPNFTTYQAYNTYGGESLYSDDSRQMPSGRAWEVSFNRPYQVMDGTGKTFYLDQPLVSFMERHGYDVTYATQLDFVRFPDLLKDVNVFVHGGQDEYWPVQERDQVDAALARGQLSLVYFGANGSYWRVRLLPDAQGTALRTIACYKSEPQKDPVPFSTTRYRDPPEVRAENNLFGGMYEGWVFFGYPLVVSDESHWLFNGTGLKQGDVLPGLVGFEYDRAFPNEPGYPQGNRVSFKSPVVSGEGLPSYSTAVDRTLPSGRLVFSAGTIWWALGLTDKAPGARDARVERMTRNVLERALMHRLAQDEAGPLEGPVPTQPAPMGQWAASVEAHAGRVGEPGWQDGPADTARFQAPSGLVVTRTGEVVVADTRNNRIRLIQQQGADRMVSTIAGNGDLGYRDGAGSQAMFRFPTAVVEGPAGELYVADSGNHVIRRLDREAEGWQVTTWAGQGYVAGYADGGPARARLSRPMALAIDAVGNLYVADQDNHRIRMVRAGTREVITLAGTGTLGTTDAPRGRDASFAAPSAIALSGASALYVLDAASQRLRRVSLQGARPVVTLTGTGEGQPFDFRDGTGSEARFRAQLGMAMGPHGEVLLADTANLRLRKVIPGDSAATTQVVTFAGSGRAGTALGRADETDLGAPAGLAFDAEGHLYVSDAFNQVIRVVTP